The following are encoded together in the Kingella negevensis genome:
- a CDS encoding MFS transporter produces MHHTDENPNQTYFSDNPEFPSKIIVFTLFIGAFFGYLNDTLLNVALTKIMADFHVDKTTVQWLTTGFLLIMGAFIPITANLIQWIETRKMVLITQTIFLVGSLICMFAPNFPVLMFGRIFQAIAAAFFVPILFNGILTIFPPNQRGKVMGVITMMFTAAPAMGPTISGVIIDHLSWRYLFWLTIPFMVLAMLLVSKFLTVNLSDITKPKVDIPSAIASILGFGGLVYASSNFESLPLAVFVAVMIISLMIIAFFVKRQLTLDVPLLNLRVFEFKQFRYVAIILVCGSFLFLGMELLLPMYTQQVLLMTGTATGLMLMPASIAQAIAAPLFGALLDKKGRRFMLIPATIALLGSLGAAFFVGMTSIGEKMSQATNPQQDMLNGIHLAMACAFVVAVIAVLSAFQIRTNDWCKH; encoded by the coding sequence ATGCACCACACAGACGAAAACCCAAACCAAACCTATTTCAGCGACAACCCAGAATTTCCCAGCAAAATCATTGTCTTCACCTTATTTATCGGCGCATTTTTCGGCTATCTAAACGACACCTTACTCAACGTCGCGCTCACCAAAATCATGGCAGATTTTCATGTTGATAAAACCACAGTCCAATGGCTCACCACAGGCTTTTTGCTGATTATGGGCGCGTTCATCCCAATCACCGCCAACCTCATTCAATGGATTGAAACCCGAAAAATGGTCTTGATTACGCAGACTATTTTTCTGGTTGGCTCGTTAATTTGTATGTTCGCGCCGAATTTCCCCGTGTTGATGTTTGGGCGCATTTTTCAGGCGATTGCCGCCGCGTTTTTCGTCCCCATTTTGTTTAACGGCATCTTAACCATTTTCCCACCCAATCAACGCGGCAAAGTCATGGGCGTGATTACCATGATGTTCACCGCTGCCCCAGCCATGGGTCCCACCATTTCAGGCGTGATTATTGACCACCTAAGCTGGCGTTACCTGTTCTGGCTGACCATTCCTTTTATGGTGTTGGCGATGCTATTAGTGAGCAAATTCTTAACCGTAAACCTGAGCGACATCACCAAACCCAAAGTAGATATTCCGTCAGCGATTGCGTCAATACTAGGTTTTGGCGGTTTGGTGTACGCCAGCAGCAATTTTGAATCTTTACCATTGGCCGTATTCGTCGCCGTGATGATTATTTCCTTGATGATTATCGCCTTTTTCGTGAAACGCCAACTCACGCTAGATGTGCCATTGCTCAATCTGCGCGTGTTCGAGTTCAAACAATTCCGTTATGTCGCCATTATTTTGGTGTGCGGCTCGTTTCTGTTTTTGGGCATGGAATTACTCCTCCCCATGTACACGCAACAAGTTTTATTGATGACAGGCACAGCCACAGGCTTAATGCTCATGCCAGCCAGTATCGCCCAAGCGATTGCTGCCCCACTTTTTGGCGCATTGCTAGACAAAAAAGGCAGACGATTCATGTTAATCCCAGCCACGATTGCGCTGCTCGGTTCATTGGGCGCAGCGTTTTTTGTTGGCATGACCAGCATTGGCGAAAAAATGAGCCAAGCGACCAATCCGCAGCAAGACATGTTAAACGGTATTCATCTAGCGATGGCTTGCGCGTTTGTGGTTGCCGTGATTGCCGTGTTGTCCGCATTCCAAATCAGAACAAACGATTGGTGCAAGCATTAA
- a CDS encoding AAA family ATPase, with the protein MWISKIKLHNFKSYADAEFTFPEPQNGKNLVLIGAENGHGKTTLLEAIYLGLYDADAIVHLNRAGLNSQEHSYPRFINQALFHQAQARRGNHTMSVELEISLRSRDVVHTLKIARKWYFDANRNFSYSAENSREYALWYMRNDQSGKKLIPPSQQRNFFSRFAPPSDYAPFFFFDGEKIVQTAAQSGAGIWLKDALMGLLGITLLNQLKESLSQFRTQNISASASAKVQAALKEAESKLIQAEAILQEEREKQETLLNQINEYTQRRDTLTQTLGGSSSIVHTEDLAKAQKEAEIMQQKFRDTMKEAVLAMPLAFLPQARLDKLDLQLEKEANRLGYESNKDQIGDKVDDFWNKFQNSDKVKEVLGRSAQTILSDELMKDAVRECWNSLFYPLPENCAEQIEHNYLSPSASVDIRNQIRQLSASPLSNIGEILDNISEQERIAQDMASKIAILKGTGNDELVEELEQVHHALDDLNGKLGGALTKCEQEEKNTHRWQLEVERLRQESANNSPQHQKSERAKRMEQMIESLANKLLQTKANDLGNIATKLHKNIAHDQRIQRIEVQAGGQLGLYGGNGEKIQAALAAGQMQILIMSLVSALAQVTRYHAPMVIDTPLARLDAGHRQGLFNHWTRLPQQVILLSQDTEITAEIRQELAKHICSTYLVRAKSLPTGGAQSHVLANQYFN; encoded by the coding sequence ATGTGGATTAGCAAAATTAAATTACACAATTTCAAATCGTATGCCGATGCAGAATTTACGTTCCCGGAACCGCAAAACGGCAAAAACTTGGTGTTGATTGGCGCAGAAAACGGACACGGCAAAACCACGCTGCTCGAAGCAATTTATTTGGGTTTATATGATGCCGATGCGATTGTGCATTTGAATCGCGCAGGTTTAAATTCGCAAGAACACAGCTATCCACGTTTTATCAATCAAGCCTTATTTCATCAAGCCCAAGCGCGTCGTGGCAATCACACCATGTCGGTGGAATTGGAAATTAGCCTACGCAGTCGTGATGTGGTGCATACACTAAAAATCGCGCGTAAATGGTATTTTGATGCCAACCGCAATTTCTCATATTCTGCCGAAAATTCGCGTGAATATGCGCTTTGGTATATGCGTAACGACCAAAGTGGCAAAAAACTGATTCCTCCTTCACAACAACGCAACTTTTTTAGCCGCTTTGCTCCCCCATCGGATTACGCACCATTTTTCTTTTTTGATGGCGAAAAAATTGTGCAAACCGCCGCACAAAGTGGCGCAGGTATTTGGCTAAAAGATGCGTTGATGGGTTTGCTGGGCATTACATTGCTCAATCAACTTAAAGAAAGTTTAAGTCAATTTCGCACTCAAAATATTTCCGCCAGTGCTTCTGCCAAAGTGCAGGCTGCTTTAAAAGAAGCGGAAAGCAAATTGATTCAAGCAGAAGCCATTTTGCAAGAAGAACGCGAAAAACAAGAAACCCTACTCAATCAAATCAATGAATACACCCAACGCCGAGATACATTAACGCAAACATTGGGCGGAAGCAGCAGTATTGTGCATACCGAAGACCTTGCCAAAGCGCAAAAAGAAGCCGAAATCATGCAGCAAAAATTCCGCGATACGATGAAAGAAGCGGTATTAGCCATGCCATTGGCGTTTTTACCGCAAGCGCGATTGGATAAATTGGATTTACAACTGGAAAAAGAAGCCAACCGTTTGGGCTACGAAAGCAATAAAGACCAAATTGGCGATAAAGTTGATGATTTTTGGAATAAATTTCAAAACAGCGACAAAGTAAAAGAAGTGTTAGGGCGTTCTGCACAAACCATTTTATCTGATGAACTGATGAAAGACGCAGTGCGAGAATGCTGGAATAGCTTGTTTTATCCGCTGCCTGAAAATTGCGCCGAACAAATTGAACACAATTATTTATCGCCCAGTGCATCGGTAGATATTCGCAATCAAATCCGTCAATTAAGCGCATCGCCCCTGTCTAATATTGGCGAAATTTTGGATAACATCAGCGAACAAGAACGCATTGCACAAGACATGGCAAGCAAAATCGCCATACTCAAAGGCACAGGCAACGATGAATTAGTGGAAGAATTAGAGCAAGTTCATCACGCATTGGACGATTTAAATGGCAAATTAGGCGGTGCGCTCACCAAATGTGAGCAAGAAGAAAAAAATACCCACCGCTGGCAACTTGAAGTAGAACGACTGCGCCAAGAATCTGCCAATAATTCGCCACAGCACCAAAAATCCGAACGCGCCAAACGCATGGAGCAAATGATTGAAAGTCTCGCCAATAAATTGCTGCAAACCAAAGCCAATGATTTGGGCAACATCGCCACCAAATTGCACAAAAATATTGCACACGACCAGCGTATTCAACGCATTGAAGTACAAGCAGGCGGACAACTGGGTTTGTATGGTGGTAATGGCGAAAAAATTCAGGCTGCCCTAGCCGCAGGACAAATGCAAATTTTGATTATGTCGCTGGTATCGGCATTGGCACAAGTTACCCGTTATCACGCACCAATGGTGATTGATACGCCGCTTGCACGTTTAGACGCAGGACACCGCCAAGGCTTGTTCAACCATTGGACACGTTTGCCGCAACAAGTGATTTTATTATCGCAAGATACCGAAATCACCGCCGAAATCCGTCAAGAGCTGGCTAAACACATTTGCAGCACCTATTTAGTACGCGCCAAATCGTTGCCAACAGGTGGCGCACAGTCCCATGTACTTGCCAATCAATATTTTAA
- the dndC gene encoding DNA phosphorothioation system sulfurtransferase DndC has translation MTVIPIQPLSPFDEIRQNIADEYLSTAQHYPWIVTFSGGKDSTLVAHLVFEMLLSLPPSLRQRNVYFVSNDTLVESPLVVQHMRNALNTILNAAEIFRLPVTGEVTVPKLQETFWTLLIGKGYPTPNRSMRWCTDRLKIQPTSGYIKQKVDENGAAIIVLGVRKDESSTRKASIERHQNLENSNLTPHNDLPNAFVYRPIVDLTTDDVWEFLAANNPPWGGTHDDLIRLYREAAGGECPIVLSQEEAPGCGTNSSRFGCWTCTVVNKDRSLQGFVDVGKTEFLPLIEFRDWLVEIRNKPEYRQMERRNGRVEYKNGQHIPGPFTVEARKMMLDKLLEVQAAFGAELISDKEIEWIKQTWAKDVINAHSRSKK, from the coding sequence ATGACTGTTATCCCGATTCAACCCCTTTCGCCTTTTGATGAAATCCGACAAAACATTGCTGATGAATATTTAAGCACGGCGCAGCATTACCCTTGGATTGTTACGTTTTCGGGTGGCAAAGACAGCACGCTTGTGGCGCATTTGGTTTTTGAAATGCTTCTGTCGTTGCCACCGTCTTTGCGTCAGCGAAACGTGTATTTTGTTTCTAATGACACGCTGGTGGAAAGTCCGCTGGTCGTGCAACACATGCGCAACGCGCTGAATACGATTTTGAACGCAGCAGAAATTTTCAGGCTGCCTGTAACTGGGGAAGTAACTGTTCCAAAATTGCAAGAAACCTTTTGGACATTGTTGATTGGTAAAGGTTATCCCACGCCAAACCGTTCCATGCGTTGGTGTACCGACCGCCTGAAAATTCAACCGACTAGCGGCTACATCAAGCAAAAAGTGGATGAAAACGGCGCAGCAATCATCGTGTTGGGCGTGCGAAAAGACGAATCGTCCACGCGCAAAGCCAGCATTGAACGCCATCAAAATTTAGAAAATTCCAATCTCACGCCACACAATGATTTGCCCAATGCGTTTGTTTATCGCCCGATTGTGGATTTAACAACCGATGATGTGTGGGAATTTTTGGCAGCGAACAATCCGCCTTGGGGCGGTACGCATGATGATTTGATTCGTTTGTATCGTGAAGCAGCAGGCGGCGAATGTCCGATTGTGTTATCGCAGGAAGAAGCCCCAGGCTGCGGCACGAATTCCAGTCGTTTTGGCTGCTGGACTTGCACGGTGGTGAATAAAGACCGCAGCCTGCAAGGCTTTGTTGATGTAGGAAAAACGGAATTTTTGCCATTGATTGAGTTTCGGGATTGGTTAGTGGAGATTCGCAATAAGCCCGAATATCGCCAAATGGAACGGCGCAACGGACGCGTGGAATACAAAAATGGGCAACACATTCCCGGCCCGTTTACCGTTGAAGCGCGAAAAATGATGTTGGATAAATTATTGGAAGTGCAGGCTGCTTTTGGCGCGGAGCTGATTTCTGATAAAGAAATTGAATGGATTAAACAAACTTGGGCAAAAGACGTGATTAACGCCCACTCTCGGAGCAAAAAATGA
- a CDS encoding helix-turn-helix domain-containing protein, translating into MKNPRLSIHSTEHMKLRQLLIRRRLDLGLSQRALAEKLDVVHSFIGKVETGDRRLDVFEFVEYCHALDLNAADILQQLQAELDAE; encoded by the coding sequence ATGAAAAACCCACGTTTATCCATACACTCCACAGAACACATGAAGTTGCGACAACTCCTTATTCGGCGGCGACTAGATTTAGGATTGTCGCAACGCGCATTGGCGGAAAAATTAGACGTGGTGCATTCGTTTATCGGCAAAGTGGAAACAGGCGACAGAAGATTAGATGTATTTGAATTTGTGGAATATTGTCATGCGCTGGATTTGAACGCCGCCGACATTTTGCAGCAGCTACAAGCAGAATTGGACGCAGAATGA
- a CDS encoding DNA modification system-associated small protein produces MKAEVQEKLEHLMLWQDETARSLLRQTAVEFQVPEDALAELLAWEMAQQERGRADNRRATFDDVLGNTDYWKE; encoded by the coding sequence ATGAAAGCAGAAGTACAAGAAAAATTAGAACATTTGATGTTGTGGCAAGATGAAACAGCGCGTTCATTGTTGCGTCAAACCGCTGTTGAATTTCAAGTACCCGAAGATGCGTTAGCCGAACTGCTGGCGTGGGAAATGGCGCAACAAGAACGTGGACGCGCCGACAATCGCCGTGCCACTTTTGATGATGTGCTGGGCAATACAGATTATTGGAAAGAGTAA
- the mutM gene encoding bifunctional DNA-formamidopyrimidine glycosylase/DNA-(apurinic or apyrimidinic site) lyase, with translation MPELPEVETTLRGIAPHINGKKVAQTIVRQPKLRWQIPADLAETLRNQTVRECRRRAKYLLIQFDTGVLIIHLGMSGSLRIFRDTQPEVGKHDHADFIFEDGTLLRYHDPRRFGAILWLAGVAEHHELLRNLGVEPLSDEFTAEYLFCKLQGKNRAIKLMIMDNAVVVGVGNIYANESLFQAAILPNRPAKLVSKEECADLVAAIKQILQRSIETGGSTLRDFVDSDGKSGYFQQEYKVYGRDGESCLKCGGLIEKSVLGQRGTFYCANCQQ, from the coding sequence ATGCCAGAACTACCCGAAGTCGAAACCACACTGCGCGGCATCGCCCCGCACATCAATGGCAAAAAAGTCGCGCAAACCATCGTTCGCCAGCCCAAATTGCGCTGGCAAATCCCAGCCGATTTAGCCGAAACGCTGCGCAACCAAACCGTGCGCGAATGCCGTCGCCGCGCAAAATATCTGCTGATTCAATTTGACACAGGCGTGTTGATTATCCACTTAGGCATGTCAGGCAGCTTGCGCATTTTCCGCGACACGCAGCCTGAAGTAGGCAAACACGACCACGCAGATTTCATCTTTGAAGATGGCACGTTGCTGCGCTACCACGACCCACGCCGATTCGGCGCGATTTTGTGGCTGGCAGGCGTGGCGGAACACCATGAATTACTGCGAAACTTAGGCGTTGAGCCGTTGAGTGATGAATTTACCGCAGAATATCTGTTCTGCAAATTGCAGGGCAAAAATCGCGCAATCAAATTGATGATAATGGACAACGCCGTTGTGGTTGGCGTGGGCAATATTTACGCTAATGAAAGTCTGTTTCAGGCTGCTATTTTGCCCAATCGCCCAGCTAAATTAGTTTCTAAAGAAGAGTGTGCGGATTTGGTTGCCGCGATTAAACAGATTTTGCAGCGTTCCATTGAAACAGGCGGCAGCACCTTGCGTGATTTTGTGGACAGCGATGGCAAAAGCGGCTATTTCCAGCAAGAATACAAAGTGTATGGGCGAGATGGTGAAAGCTGCCTGAAATGTGGCGGCTTGATTGAAAAGTCCGTTTTAGGGCAGAGAGGGACGTTTTACTGCGCGAATTGTCAGCAATAG
- a CDS encoding Rne/Rng family ribonuclease — protein MKRMLFNATQAEELRVAIVDGQTLLDLDIETLGKEQRKGNIYTGVVTRIEPSLEACFVDYGTDRHGFLPFKEISRAYFHDYEGGKVRIQDVIKEGTHVIVQVEKDERGNKGAALTTYVSLAGRYLVLMPNNPRGGGVSRRIEGEDRAELKEAMSQLDVPNGMSLIARTAGIGRSAEELQWDFNYLLQLWRAIEDAAAAHKDPYLLFMESSLVIRAIRDYFRPDIGEILVDNPEVYEQVSEFMSYVMPNNLSRLKLYEDHTPLFSRLQIEQQIETAFARSVNLPSGGAIVIDHTEALVSIDVNSARSTRGSDIEETAFRTNMEAAEEVARQMRLRDLGGLVVIDFIDMEDAKHQREVENTLRDALKKDRARVQMGKLSRFGLLELSRQRLQPALAESSHIACPRCAGTGVIRSIESTALHVLRLIQDAAMKENTSEIHAQVPVDVATFLLNEKRAELFGLEERLDVSVVLIPNTHLENPHYEITRVREDDVEEDAEPSYKRVTQPEKTETVPFSNSKGEKATRQEPAVKGVHHTSPPPTVAKESKSWWDNFKSWLSNLFGGSQEPAKPKPSKKNANGKDKTRANNKRNNPNRRQHKNRQDDNAENVNERKNSRKQSAQEEAKAVTQPEKPARSNKTEQREQRAKAKAEKLAQQQAQQAAEAAAVQEPQTQPETEQVAATEGKSSRSRNKKQKPLVVYIGNEKARGNGKNRRDSERRHVPSAEKIERYLDVDEVAERVEDGVVHVLQQDPELAAESQLVAQAAERESVKVLVETEPVLRAVEHEDELQTQPENLVAAETEAVEQAEMQPEITEAEQAEVEPQSQPENVIAAETEVQSQPESEAAEPTETQSETAEAEQAKVEPQSQPENVVAAETEVQSQPEKPAKPHFVLRPNANNNELAQVAAASGLQLVETSVGAMIAAAARVEPVAEPKLRRADVPRVQTEVVAVEMVQVETVK, from the coding sequence ATGAAACGAATGCTCTTCAACGCCACGCAAGCAGAAGAATTGCGCGTGGCAATCGTTGATGGACAAACCCTGTTGGATTTGGACATCGAAACCCTAGGCAAAGAACAACGCAAAGGCAACATTTACACAGGCGTGGTAACACGCATTGAGCCATCTTTGGAAGCCTGCTTTGTGGACTACGGCACAGACCGCCACGGCTTTTTGCCATTCAAAGAAATCTCACGCGCCTATTTCCACGACTACGAAGGCGGCAAAGTTCGCATTCAAGACGTGATTAAAGAAGGCACGCACGTTATCGTTCAAGTGGAAAAAGACGAGCGCGGCAACAAAGGTGCAGCTTTAACCACTTATGTGAGCTTGGCAGGACGCTACTTGGTGTTGATGCCAAACAACCCACGCGGTGGCGGCGTATCGCGCCGAATTGAAGGCGAAGACCGCGCTGAATTAAAAGAAGCCATGTCGCAATTAGACGTACCAAACGGCATGAGCTTAATCGCACGTACTGCAGGCATTGGGCGCAGCGCAGAAGAATTGCAATGGGACTTCAATTACTTGCTGCAATTATGGCGCGCCATTGAAGACGCAGCCGCGGCGCACAAAGACCCATACTTACTGTTCATGGAAAGCTCGCTGGTTATCCGCGCCATTCGCGATTACTTCCGCCCCGACATCGGCGAAATTTTGGTTGATAATCCCGAAGTTTACGAACAAGTGTCCGAGTTTATGAGCTATGTGATGCCCAACAACTTGTCGCGCTTGAAACTTTACGAAGACCACACTCCTCTATTCTCACGCTTGCAAATCGAGCAACAAATTGAAACGGCGTTTGCGCGTTCTGTGAACCTGCCAAGCGGCGGTGCGATTGTGATTGACCACACCGAAGCCCTTGTTTCAATTGACGTAAACTCAGCGCGTTCCACTCGCGGTTCAGACATCGAAGAAACCGCATTCCGCACAAACATGGAAGCGGCAGAAGAAGTCGCACGACAAATGCGTTTGCGCGATTTGGGTGGCTTGGTTGTGATTGACTTCATCGACATGGAAGACGCGAAACACCAACGCGAAGTAGAAAATACCTTGCGCGATGCCTTGAAAAAAGACCGTGCGCGTGTGCAAATGGGTAAATTATCGCGCTTTGGTTTGCTGGAATTAAGCCGCCAACGCTTGCAGCCTGCATTAGCAGAAAGCAGCCATATCGCGTGTCCGCGCTGCGCTGGCACGGGCGTGATTCGCAGCATTGAATCGACTGCGCTGCACGTTTTGCGCTTGATTCAAGACGCGGCGATGAAGGAAAACACCAGCGAAATCCACGCGCAAGTGCCTGTGGATGTGGCAACTTTCTTGTTGAACGAAAAACGCGCGGAATTGTTTGGTTTGGAAGAGCGTTTGGACGTGTCTGTGGTGCTGATTCCAAACACGCATTTAGAAAATCCGCATTATGAAATCACGCGTGTTCGTGAAGACGATGTGGAAGAAGATGCTGAGCCAAGTTACAAACGCGTAACGCAGCCTGAAAAAACGGAAACTGTGCCGTTTAGCAACAGCAAAGGCGAAAAGGCAACGCGCCAAGAGCCTGCTGTGAAAGGCGTTCATCACACTTCGCCGCCGCCAACGGTTGCCAAAGAAAGCAAATCTTGGTGGGACAATTTCAAAAGTTGGTTGAGCAATTTGTTTGGCGGTTCGCAAGAGCCTGCGAAGCCTAAGCCAAGCAAGAAAAATGCGAATGGCAAAGACAAAACGCGCGCGAACAACAAACGTAACAATCCAAATCGCCGTCAGCACAAAAATCGCCAAGACGACAATGCGGAAAACGTGAACGAGCGCAAAAATTCGCGTAAACAGTCAGCGCAAGAAGAAGCCAAAGCGGTAACGCAGCCTGAAAAACCTGCGCGTAGCAACAAGACGGAACAGCGTGAGCAACGTGCAAAAGCGAAAGCGGAAAAATTGGCGCAACAGCAAGCACAACAAGCGGCTGAAGCGGCGGCAGTTCAAGAGCCACAAACGCAGCCTGAAACGGAACAAGTTGCGGCAACTGAAGGCAAATCTAGCCGCAGTCGCAACAAAAAGCAAAAACCGTTGGTGGTGTATATTGGCAACGAAAAAGCGCGTGGCAATGGCAAAAATCGCCGCGATTCTGAACGCCGCCACGTGCCGTCTGCTGAAAAAATCGAGCGTTATTTAGACGTTGATGAAGTGGCGGAACGCGTGGAAGATGGCGTGGTTCATGTGTTGCAGCAAGACCCTGAATTGGCGGCTGAAAGCCAGTTGGTGGCGCAAGCGGCTGAACGTGAAAGCGTGAAAGTGTTGGTGGAAACTGAACCTGTTTTACGCGCGGTTGAGCATGAAGATGAACTGCAAACGCAGCCTGAAAACTTGGTTGCTGCGGAAACTGAAGCAGTTGAGCAAGCTGAAATGCAGCCTGAAATTACTGAAGCGGAACAAGCTGAAGTTGAACCACAATCGCAGCCTGAAAATGTGATTGCTGCTGAAACTGAAGTTCAATCGCAGCCTGAAAGTGAAGCTGCTGAACCAACTGAAACGCAGTCTGAAACTGCTGAAGCGGAACAAGCTAAAGTTGAACCACAATCGCAGCCTGAAAATGTGGTTGCTGCTGAAACTGAAGTTCAATCGCAGCCTGAAAAACCTGCCAAACCTCATTTTGTTTTGCGACCAAACGCAAATAACAATGAGTTGGCGCAAGTGGCTGCCGCAAGCGGTTTGCAGTTGGTGGAAACCAGCGTAGGCGCGATGATTGCTGCTGCAGCGCGTGTTGAGCCTGTGGCTGAACCGAAGTTGCGCCGTGCCGATGTGCCGCGTGTGCAGACTGAAGTTGTTGCTGTGGAAATGGTGCAAGTAGAAACTGTGAAGTAA